From the Synergistaceae bacterium DZ-S4 genome, one window contains:
- a CDS encoding hydratase: MLKLVRRGVYLLRKELLVEETENMDMGEINDRLTNAGLDPMESVLPDKMTASMGTIAWRILQAHNEDRSGEKLKIHFDALASHDITYVGIIETAIASGMKKFPIPYVLTNCHNSLCAVGGTINEDDHVYGLSAAKKFGGEFVPPHMAVIHSYVREMMTGCGKMILGSDSHTRYGALGTMGIGEGGPELVKQLLDHTYDFPRAEVVAVYLKGSPRPGVGPQDVALALIGTVFKDGFVKNKVLEFVGPGVSSLPVEFRNGIDVMTTETACLSSIWRTDGSVKKYYEIHGRPDDFSLLDPADVAWYDGAVIIDLDKVRPMIALPFHPSNVFTIDELNKNCRDILEKVEREASQQIENPSLSLSLKKKLRNGRLHVDHGVIAGCAGGTPDNIVAAAQILRSNSSGIGEFSLSVYPGSQPIKMELVENGTLLDLMTAGATIRTAFCGPCFGACDTPANNSLSIRHTTRNFPNREGSKPNAGQLASVALMDARSIAATAANGGMLTSAEIYGELLHEVDYKFRKEIYDKKVYRGYGKPDPETELVYGPNICPWPRVYPLAENLMLTLASVITDPVTTTDELIPSGETSSLRSNPLKLAEYALSRKDPGYVGRAKAAQALENTRRKMTEGGTCEVPFELKSVLALTGTENALKNIGIGSTIFAVKPGDGSAREQAASSQKVLGGEANIAEEYATKRYRSNLINWGMLPFIIAPGEKEKLSVGDWLFIPGIRKAVRDGSVKIEGVVIRGASRTGITLQMPDLTKEDRDIILAGCLMNHYSQQNDLQSEINRKKAVIKYI, translated from the coding sequence GTGCTGAAGTTGGTCAGAAGAGGGGTATATTTGCTCCGCAAAGAGCTCTTGGTCGAAGAGACGGAGAATATGGATATGGGTGAGATAAACGACCGTTTGACGAACGCAGGCCTCGATCCGATGGAAAGTGTCCTGCCGGACAAAATGACGGCGTCAATGGGGACTATCGCCTGGCGGATACTTCAGGCGCACAACGAAGACAGAAGCGGCGAAAAACTAAAAATACATTTTGACGCGCTTGCGTCCCATGACATCACCTATGTTGGGATAATCGAGACAGCCATAGCCAGCGGCATGAAAAAATTCCCGATACCCTATGTCCTTACGAACTGTCACAACAGCCTATGTGCTGTCGGCGGGACGATAAACGAGGACGACCATGTCTACGGGCTCTCCGCTGCAAAAAAGTTCGGAGGTGAGTTCGTGCCTCCGCACATGGCTGTTATACATTCCTATGTTCGTGAAATGATGACGGGATGCGGGAAAATGATTCTCGGTTCTGACAGCCACACCCGTTATGGGGCACTTGGAACGATGGGCATCGGGGAAGGCGGCCCGGAGCTGGTGAAGCAGCTTTTGGACCATACCTATGACTTCCCGCGGGCCGAGGTCGTCGCAGTCTACCTGAAGGGTTCGCCCCGTCCGGGAGTAGGCCCGCAGGACGTCGCACTTGCCCTTATAGGAACAGTCTTCAAGGATGGTTTCGTCAAAAACAAGGTCCTGGAGTTTGTAGGCCCGGGAGTCAGCAGCCTGCCTGTGGAATTCCGAAACGGCATAGATGTTATGACGACAGAGACAGCCTGCCTCTCTTCCATATGGAGGACTGATGGCTCTGTCAAAAAATATTATGAGATACACGGACGTCCCGATGATTTCAGTCTGCTCGACCCTGCTGATGTAGCCTGGTATGACGGCGCAGTGATCATCGATCTTGACAAAGTCAGGCCCATGATCGCTCTGCCCTTCCACCCAAGCAACGTTTTCACGATCGACGAGTTGAACAAAAACTGCCGGGATATACTTGAAAAGGTCGAGAGGGAGGCATCTCAGCAGATAGAGAATCCAAGCCTGTCTTTGTCCCTTAAGAAAAAACTCCGGAACGGGCGCCTCCATGTCGATCACGGCGTGATAGCAGGATGCGCCGGCGGCACTCCGGACAACATAGTTGCGGCGGCCCAGATATTAAGGTCCAACAGCTCCGGGATAGGGGAATTTTCCCTGAGCGTCTACCCCGGCAGCCAGCCCATAAAGATGGAGCTTGTGGAAAACGGCACCCTACTGGACCTGATGACCGCAGGGGCAACGATCAGGACCGCCTTTTGCGGACCCTGTTTCGGCGCATGCGACACACCGGCTAACAACAGTCTGAGCATAAGGCACACGACACGGAATTTTCCGAACAGGGAAGGCTCGAAACCGAACGCAGGACAGCTTGCCTCAGTGGCACTGATGGATGCCAGATCTATTGCGGCAACGGCGGCGAACGGCGGTATGCTTACCTCCGCAGAAATATACGGCGAATTGCTGCACGAGGTCGATTATAAGTTCCGAAAGGAGATATACGACAAAAAGGTCTATCGCGGTTACGGCAAGCCAGATCCTGAGACAGAACTTGTATATGGCCCCAATATCTGTCCGTGGCCCAGGGTGTATCCCCTTGCAGAAAACCTGATGCTTACTCTGGCATCGGTCATCACAGATCCTGTCACGACAACGGACGAACTGATACCTTCCGGAGAGACCTCTTCCCTTCGTTCTAATCCCCTGAAGCTGGCTGAATACGCACTCTCACGCAAGGATCCGGGATATGTGGGAAGGGCAAAGGCTGCACAGGCTCTCGAAAATACCCGCAGGAAGATGACTGAGGGAGGCACATGTGAGGTCCCCTTCGAGCTTAAGTCAGTCCTCGCACTTACAGGAACCGAGAATGCCCTGAAAAATATTGGCATAGGAAGCACTATCTTTGCTGTAAAACCCGGCGACGGTTCAGCCCGTGAACAGGCAGCATCTTCCCAGAAGGTTCTGGGAGGAGAGGCGAATATCGCGGAAGAGTATGCCACCAAACGGTACAGAAGCAACCTTATCAACTGGGGCATGCTCCCATTTATCATCGCCCCGGGAGAAAAAGAGAAACTTTCTGTAGGTGACTGGCTCTTCATACCCGGTATCCGGAAAGCGGTCAGGGATGGTTCAGTAAAGATCGAGGGAGTGGTTATCCGCGGCGCTTCGAGGACCGGAATAACGCTTCAAATGCCCGACCTCACCAAGGAGGACAGGGATATCATACTTGCCGGTTGCCTTATGAACCACTACTCGCAGCAAAATGACCTCCAAAGCGAGATAAACCGTAAAAAAGCGGTCATCAAGTACATATGA
- a CDS encoding NADP-dependent isocitrate dehydrogenase: MKITMKTPLVEMDGDEMTRVIWAKIKEILLEPHIDLKTEYYDLGLKKRDETDDRITVEAAEATKIYGVAVKCATITPNQQRVEEYGLKQMWKSPNGTIRAILDGTVFRSPIFLDCISPTVRTWKKPITIARHAYGDIYKDVEMVIDSPGKVYLTFEPADGDSGKVQRDLVHDFTGGGVVMGMHNLDRSVKSFARSCFKYALGTKQPLWFSTKDTISKKYDHRFKDIFQEIFEAEFRNDFEKCGIEYFYTLIDDAVARVIRSEGGFIWACKNYDGDVMSDMVATAFGSLAMMTSVLVSPDGVFEYEAAHGTVTRHYYKYLNGEATSTNPMATIFAWSGALRKRGELDGIKELQAFADKLEKASTETIEAGIMTKDISSIADLYDKKVVTTEEFLRAVAERLK, from the coding sequence ATGAAAATAACGATGAAGACACCGCTGGTGGAGATGGACGGGGATGAAATGACCCGCGTTATCTGGGCCAAGATCAAGGAGATACTGCTTGAACCTCATATTGACCTGAAGACTGAATACTATGACCTGGGACTTAAGAAACGCGATGAGACTGACGACAGGATAACGGTGGAGGCCGCGGAGGCGACAAAAATATATGGTGTGGCGGTCAAATGCGCCACGATAACCCCCAATCAGCAGAGAGTCGAAGAATACGGACTGAAGCAGATGTGGAAGAGTCCGAACGGGACTATTAGGGCCATACTTGACGGGACAGTCTTCAGGTCCCCGATATTCCTGGACTGCATCAGCCCCACCGTGAGGACGTGGAAAAAGCCGATCACCATCGCACGTCATGCTTACGGCGACATTTACAAGGACGTTGAGATGGTCATAGATAGCCCGGGCAAAGTCTATCTCACATTCGAGCCCGCAGACGGCGACAGCGGTAAAGTCCAAAGAGATCTGGTCCATGACTTTACGGGCGGCGGCGTTGTAATGGGAATGCATAACCTTGACAGGTCCGTAAAGAGCTTTGCCCGCTCATGCTTCAAATATGCGCTGGGGACGAAACAGCCTCTGTGGTTCTCCACTAAGGACACGATATCCAAAAAGTACGACCACCGCTTCAAGGATATTTTTCAGGAGATATTCGAGGCCGAATTCAGAAATGATTTTGAGAAATGCGGGATCGAATACTTCTACACCCTGATCGATGATGCCGTTGCCCGGGTGATACGTTCGGAAGGAGGCTTTATATGGGCGTGCAAGAACTATGACGGAGATGTAATGTCCGACATGGTGGCGACGGCGTTCGGGAGCCTTGCGATGATGACCTCGGTCCTTGTCTCCCCGGATGGTGTATTTGAGTACGAAGCGGCACATGGTACAGTCACCCGCCACTATTACAAGTATCTCAATGGCGAGGCCACCTCGACAAACCCCATGGCGACTATCTTTGCCTGGTCGGGGGCACTCAGGAAGCGCGGAGAGCTTGACGGGATCAAAGAACTTCAGGCCTTTGCCGACAAACTTGAAAAAGCTTCAACGGAGACGATAGAAGCAGGAATAATGACTAAGGACATTTCATCCATAGCCGACCTGTATGACAAAAAGGTCGTGACTACTGAAGAATTTCTCCGTGCAGTCGCTGAGAGGTTGAAATAA
- a CDS encoding citrate lyase acyl carrier protein, with translation MGRLILLNTASAGTLESSDCLVTVSPAEKLKLEYKGANSEVFAERTKALVENVSKRYSLVGAEISIQDQGALEITIKARLETALSRACKGVAKE, from the coding sequence ATGGGCAGATTGATCTTGCTTAATACCGCCAGCGCCGGGACGCTGGAATCATCGGACTGCCTGGTGACGGTTTCACCGGCTGAAAAACTCAAACTTGAATATAAGGGTGCCAACAGCGAAGTTTTTGCTGAAAGGACGAAGGCTCTTGTTGAGAATGTATCAAAAAGATACAGCCTCGTCGGAGCGGAGATATCGATCCAGGATCAGGGGGCCCTTGAGATAACTATAAAAGCTCGCCTGGAAACTGCTCTCAGCCGTGCATGCAAAGGGGTGGCCAAAGAATGA
- a CDS encoding CoA ester lyase, translating to MKPCRSMLYIPGDSPGMIQHAPVFGADSILLDLEDAVALTEKDAARKMVACFLQDYDFKGLIVTVRVNGADTEFFDYDLKEIIPCLPAAVRIPKCNGPADVLAADKKIGDIESANSIPVGKVRIHAMIETAVGVENAYLIASACPRVEAITLGGQDLTADMGVSKTKDGWELFYARSRVVVAARAAGVNVYDTVWADISDKEGLLRECRSIVGLGFTGKAAIHPDQIETIHQAFMPDEKELKKAVRVVEAAENAKKEGKGVISVDGKMVDAPVVARARHLLKLADLYGFERSGS from the coding sequence ATGAAGCCCTGCCGTTCAATGCTCTACATACCGGGTGATTCTCCCGGCATGATCCAGCATGCGCCTGTATTCGGAGCTGACAGTATACTGCTTGACCTTGAGGATGCAGTTGCCCTTACTGAGAAGGATGCGGCAAGGAAAATGGTCGCCTGCTTTTTACAGGATTATGATTTTAAAGGTCTCATTGTAACTGTAAGGGTAAACGGTGCCGATACGGAATTTTTCGATTACGACCTGAAAGAGATAATTCCATGTTTGCCGGCGGCCGTTAGGATCCCGAAATGCAACGGTCCCGCAGATGTTCTTGCCGCGGACAAAAAAATTGGAGACATAGAAAGTGCAAATTCCATCCCTGTTGGTAAAGTCCGGATACATGCGATGATTGAAACTGCCGTCGGGGTCGAGAACGCATATCTCATTGCATCGGCATGCCCTCGTGTGGAGGCCATAACCCTCGGAGGACAGGACCTGACTGCAGATATGGGTGTCAGCAAGACGAAAGATGGCTGGGAACTTTTCTATGCCAGGAGCAGAGTGGTAGTTGCAGCCCGCGCTGCAGGGGTGAATGTGTATGACACAGTCTGGGCAGACATAAGCGATAAAGAGGGACTGCTCAGGGAATGCAGATCGATCGTGGGACTTGGTTTCACCGGCAAGGCGGCCATACATCCCGATCAGATAGAGACGATACACCAGGCCTTCATGCCCGACGAAAAAGAGTTGAAAAAAGCTGTACGCGTTGTCGAAGCCGCCGAAAATGCGAAAAAAGAGGGCAAAGGCGTGATCTCCGTAGACGGCAAAATGGTCGACGCGCCTGTTGTGGCAAGAGCCCGTCACTTGCTCAAGCTTGCGGACCTCTATGGTTTTGAAAGGAGCGGATCCTGA
- the modB gene encoding molybdate ABC transporter permease subunit, producing MDWFPLYNSLRVALISTFFTFFLGIFAAHYIAKTPRFLKGLIDGVLTLPLVLPPTVIGFFLLKMIGPLGPVGSTVLEVFGFKLTMTWYSAIFATTMISFPLMYRTARGAFESFDSTLLYSGQTLGLSDTFLFWRVIMPNCKQGILAGAVLSFARALGEFGATTMVAGYIPGRTAIISTTVYQLWREGNDALAYKWVFINLVISFIVLTAVNMLENRYKQPVGTAKNHFDHED from the coding sequence ATGGACTGGTTCCCGCTTTATAATTCGTTGCGTGTGGCATTGATCTCAACATTTTTTACTTTTTTTCTTGGTATTTTTGCCGCGCATTACATAGCGAAGACTCCCCGTTTTCTTAAAGGGCTGATTGATGGTGTCCTGACACTGCCTCTGGTCCTCCCTCCAACTGTCATAGGGTTTTTTTTGCTTAAAATGATCGGACCGCTTGGGCCTGTCGGCTCAACGGTCCTTGAAGTGTTCGGATTCAAACTCACCATGACCTGGTATTCCGCAATTTTTGCAACAACGATGATCTCCTTTCCTCTCATGTACCGTACTGCCCGCGGCGCCTTCGAGTCATTTGACAGCACGCTGCTTTACTCGGGACAGACCCTGGGCCTGTCAGACACCTTCCTCTTCTGGCGGGTCATCATGCCGAACTGTAAACAGGGCATACTTGCAGGTGCTGTCCTCTCATTTGCCCGCGCCCTTGGCGAATTCGGCGCCACGACCATGGTAGCAGGCTATATCCCGGGAAGGACCGCAATAATTTCCACAACGGTATACCAGCTTTGGAGAGAGGGAAATGATGCCCTTGCCTATAAGTGGGTGTTTATAAATCTTGTGATCTCGTTTATAGTGCTGACGGCTGTAAACATGCTTGAAAACCGTTATAAACAGCCTGTCGGTACAGCCAAGAACCATTTCGACCATGAGGATTAG
- a CDS encoding ATP-binding cassette domain-containing protein — protein MSVYVKIKKSFGNFVLDTEFEAENEILALLGASGSGKSMTLKCIAGIVRPDMGRIVADGVTLFDSDKKINLSPQERHVGLLFQNYALFPNMTVEQNLCAVIKTCGKGKYPKEKLDILLESYYLTGLEKHYPGQLSGGQQQRVALARMMASDPKIIMLDEPLSALDSYLRWQVEKELTEILGKYKGTTLYVSHNRDEVYRICRKVCVINEGHSEKVSSVDEFFNAPPTLASALLSGCKNYSKIKKLLNGTVYAIDWKTSLNCSAHVPDDAGYIGVRAHKILPLGDKDNCVNKISCRVLEVRHDLFSVIVTVVPEDADPRKEFSQIRMELPSLEDDSLRPGDSMAINIPPEMIMPLRKRII, from the coding sequence ATGTCAGTATATGTAAAAATAAAAAAATCGTTCGGGAACTTCGTTCTCGACACAGAGTTTGAAGCTGAGAACGAAATCCTTGCCCTGCTCGGAGCCTCAGGTTCAGGCAAGAGCATGACGCTGAAATGCATTGCCGGCATAGTCAGGCCGGACATGGGACGTATTGTCGCAGACGGCGTGACGTTGTTTGATTCAGACAAAAAGATCAACCTGAGTCCCCAGGAAAGGCATGTCGGACTGCTTTTCCAGAACTACGCCCTTTTTCCAAATATGACTGTCGAGCAGAACCTGTGTGCTGTGATCAAAACCTGCGGCAAAGGAAAGTATCCAAAAGAAAAGCTGGACATCCTCCTTGAAAGCTATTATTTGACTGGTCTTGAGAAGCATTATCCTGGCCAGCTTTCGGGGGGACAGCAGCAGCGTGTGGCCCTTGCGAGGATGATGGCGAGCGACCCCAAAATCATAATGCTTGATGAACCATTATCGGCCCTTGACAGTTACCTGCGCTGGCAGGTAGAAAAAGAGCTCACGGAGATACTGGGAAAATACAAAGGCACAACTCTTTATGTCTCACATAACAGGGATGAGGTCTATAGGATCTGCCGAAAGGTCTGTGTCATAAACGAAGGACATTCAGAAAAAGTCAGCTCGGTCGACGAATTTTTTAATGCTCCCCCTACACTTGCGTCAGCCCTTTTATCGGGATGCAAAAACTATTCAAAAATAAAAAAACTGTTGAACGGCACAGTATATGCTATCGATTGGAAAACCAGTCTTAATTGTTCGGCCCATGTCCCTGATGATGCAGGATATATTGGTGTCAGGGCACATAAGATCCTTCCACTAGGCGACAAGGATAACTGCGTGAATAAAATCAGCTGCCGGGTGCTGGAGGTCAGGCATGACCTCTTTTCGGTCATTGTCACAGTGGTGCCGGAAGATGCCGACCCCAGGAAGGAGTTCTCCCAAATCCGCATGGAGCTGCCCTCCCTTGAAGATGATTCGCTCCGCCCGGGAGACAGCATGGCAATAAACATCCCCCCGGAAATGATCATGCCCCTGAGAAAAAGAATTATCTGA
- the modA gene encoding molybdate ABC transporter substrate-binding protein has protein sequence MIVRNHFKFTLFSLFLLTLSLFAFPLHANAETTLTVFAAASMTESMNMIAGSYKKSAPDVKIVYNFDSSGTLKTQIEQGAECDIFISAGQKQMDQIDIKADPKVNTKKLDLVLEGTRFNIVSNKVVMVVPKGHNPKGISDFRDAVTEKVFLIALGNSDVPVGQYSEEIYKNLGLWDKLKSMNKISYASNVKEVLSQVAAGAVDCGIVYSTDAATSKGVDVVAEAPKGSHKPITYPAAILKKAKNPEAAAAFVDFLKGPESSKIFNKIGFAVPTK, from the coding sequence ATGATCGTTCGAAATCATTTCAAGTTCACTCTATTTTCCCTGTTCTTATTGACCCTCTCTCTCTTCGCCTTTCCTCTGCATGCCAATGCGGAGACGACACTGACCGTATTTGCCGCCGCATCTATGACTGAATCCATGAATATGATCGCGGGATCGTACAAAAAGTCAGCGCCTGATGTAAAGATAGTCTACAATTTTGACTCCAGCGGCACCCTTAAGACGCAGATCGAACAGGGTGCGGAGTGCGACATTTTCATATCTGCAGGCCAGAAACAGATGGATCAGATCGACATCAAGGCAGATCCCAAGGTGAACACGAAGAAGCTTGACCTGGTTCTGGAAGGAACACGCTTCAACATAGTCTCCAACAAGGTCGTCATGGTGGTACCCAAAGGACATAACCCGAAAGGGATCAGCGATTTCAGGGACGCGGTCACTGAAAAAGTTTTTCTCATTGCACTCGGAAATTCAGATGTCCCGGTAGGCCAATACTCGGAAGAGATTTACAAAAATCTGGGCCTTTGGGACAAACTCAAAAGCATGAACAAAATAAGCTATGCCAGCAATGTCAAGGAAGTGCTCTCACAGGTAGCTGCCGGAGCAGTTGACTGCGGCATAGTTTACAGCACGGATGCCGCAACATCAAAGGGTGTCGATGTTGTCGCGGAAGCGCCTAAGGGAAGCCATAAGCCCATCACCTACCCTGCCGCTATTTTGAAAAAAGCAAAAAACCCGGAAGCCGCAGCGGCATTCGTTGATTTTCTCAAGGGCCCGGAAAGCTCAAAGATCTTTAACAAGATAGGTTTTGCAGTTCCAACCAAATAA
- the citF gene encoding citrate lyase subunit alpha: MEMTLNSLGRKVPLELPGVGSFAPYMSPFAMLGRAGTFGGTQMQLRRPLPARSKVVENIEKAVELSGLQNGMTISFHHHLRNGDAVMPMVLDILEKMGFKGLTLAPSSIPDIHDCIADYIRSGLINRLYTSGVRGELGKLLSRGELEIPVIIRSHGGRARAIEEGSISIDVAFLAAPACDPLGNITGSTGPSACGSMGYAMTDARHARHVVAVTDNLVDYPLNPRISIPQYLVDSIVCVQSLGDPKKIATGAARITRNPVDLKIAKDSFRLMKASGILEPGFSFQMGVGGASLAVAKYLAEHMREKGIRGSFGLGGVGGYLAGMLEEGLFDAVFDVQSFDSAVTRSIHEDPRHIEIDASWYANPFNAGCIVHNLDCVILAALEVDCGFNVNVLTGHDGVLRGASGGHQDTAAGAKLSIVVAPSFRGGVPSIKERVTTVTTPGETVDAIVTERGICINPRREDLIGSALKAGLPVVDIDALKKEVEKLTGIPRPAEFDRDKIAAVVEYRDGTLIDTVYARK, encoded by the coding sequence ATGGAGATGACCCTGAATTCACTTGGAAGAAAGGTCCCCCTCGAGCTTCCCGGAGTCGGATCTTTCGCTCCCTATATGTCTCCCTTTGCCATGCTGGGCCGGGCGGGTACTTTTGGAGGAACTCAGATGCAGCTGCGCCGCCCGCTGCCCGCAAGGAGCAAAGTGGTTGAGAACATTGAAAAGGCTGTCGAACTCTCAGGACTTCAAAACGGGATGACGATCTCATTCCATCACCATCTTAGAAACGGCGATGCAGTGATGCCGATGGTCCTTGATATCCTGGAGAAAATGGGCTTCAAGGGTCTGACTCTCGCCCCAAGTTCGATTCCGGACATCCATGACTGTATTGCAGACTATATCAGAAGCGGCCTGATAAACCGGCTCTACACATCCGGCGTCAGGGGCGAACTCGGGAAACTCCTTTCCCGCGGCGAGCTGGAGATACCGGTGATAATAAGAAGTCACGGAGGCAGGGCGAGGGCCATTGAGGAAGGATCGATATCGATCGATGTTGCGTTCCTTGCTGCTCCTGCCTGCGATCCGCTTGGCAATATCACAGGCAGCACCGGTCCTTCAGCGTGCGGTTCAATGGGCTATGCGATGACCGATGCGCGCCATGCCAGACATGTCGTTGCGGTCACTGACAACCTTGTCGATTACCCGCTTAATCCCAGGATATCGATACCGCAGTATCTCGTAGACAGCATAGTTTGTGTCCAAAGCCTGGGAGATCCGAAGAAGATCGCTACCGGGGCTGCAAGGATAACAAGGAACCCTGTGGACCTGAAGATCGCCAAAGATTCTTTCCGGCTGATGAAAGCTTCCGGAATACTGGAACCCGGCTTCTCTTTCCAGATGGGTGTGGGAGGAGCAAGCCTCGCTGTCGCAAAATATCTTGCGGAACACATGAGGGAAAAGGGCATCCGGGGGAGCTTCGGTCTTGGCGGGGTGGGCGGATATCTTGCCGGAATGCTTGAGGAGGGGCTCTTTGACGCGGTCTTCGACGTACAGAGCTTTGATTCGGCTGTTACCAGGTCGATCCATGAAGATCCCCGCCATATTGAAATTGACGCTTCGTGGTACGCGAACCCCTTCAATGCCGGCTGCATCGTTCATAACCTTGACTGCGTCATTCTGGCGGCCCTTGAGGTCGACTGCGGCTTCAACGTGAACGTGCTTACGGGCCATGACGGAGTTCTCAGAGGAGCCTCGGGCGGGCACCAGGATACCGCTGCAGGGGCAAAACTTTCAATAGTTGTCGCACCCTCCTTCAGGGGAGGAGTTCCCTCGATAAAGGAAAGGGTAACAACGGTAACGACTCCGGGCGAGACGGTCGATGCCATAGTGACGGAAAGGGGCATCTGCATCAATCCCCGAAGGGAAGACCTTATTGGCTCTGCCCTCAAGGCGGGTCTGCCCGTAGTCGATATCGATGCCCTGAAGAAGGAAGTCGAGAAACTGACCGGCATTCCCCGTCCGGCTGAGTTTGACCGCGACAAGATAGCCGCCGTCGTTGAGTACCGCGACGGAACTCTTATTGATACCGTATATGCAAGAAAGTAA
- the ilvD gene encoding dihydroxy-acid dehydratase: MNSDKAKKGYQRSPHRSLLKAAGYTDWEIERPWIGVANSYNAIIPGHVHLKTITEAVKAGIYAAGGLPIEFPVIGVCDGIAMNHEGMKFSLPSRELIMDSIEIMAKGHAFDGLVLVTNCDKIVPGMAMAAAKLNLPSVVISGGPMMAGTMKGRVLDLNSVFEGVGMKAAGKISDEELRDVEDNACPGCGSCSGMFTANTMNCMMEALGLGLTGNGTIPAVHAGRVRLAKDAGRAVMGLIEKNIRPRDILTMKAFENALAVDLALGGSTNTSLHLPAIAWAAGLKLPLELFNEIGARVPHLCSMSPGGHHHIEDLWQAGGVEGLMARLLEKGLIHGELITVTGRSVRENLSKAKVVNDNVIRPVEDPYHKEGGLAFIKGTLAPLGAIVKQSAVLPEMLVHEGPARVFNCEEDASKAILNNGINDGDVVVIRFEGPKGGPGMREMLTPTSAIMGQGKGGTVALITDGRFSGATRGASIGHVSPEAAVGGPIGLVEEGDIISIDIPAKRLDLKVSEEVLARRREKFVPWVQPAESPFLTRYREFASSGVEGAVLRDKPL; encoded by the coding sequence ATGAACAGCGACAAAGCAAAAAAAGGTTATCAGAGAAGTCCGCACCGCTCCCTGCTGAAGGCTGCGGGATACACTGACTGGGAAATAGAACGCCCATGGATAGGGGTCGCGAATTCCTATAACGCAATAATCCCCGGACATGTCCATCTGAAGACCATTACAGAGGCAGTGAAGGCAGGGATATACGCAGCAGGCGGACTACCGATCGAATTTCCCGTGATCGGCGTCTGCGACGGCATTGCAATGAACCACGAGGGAATGAAGTTCTCCCTTCCCAGCCGCGAGCTGATCATGGATTCAATAGAGATAATGGCAAAGGGACACGCATTCGACGGACTTGTCCTGGTAACGAACTGCGACAAGATCGTCCCCGGCATGGCAATGGCCGCGGCAAAGCTGAACCTTCCGTCTGTTGTCATCTCCGGAGGGCCGATGATGGCCGGCACAATGAAGGGGAGGGTCCTGGACCTCAACAGCGTCTTCGAGGGCGTTGGAATGAAGGCTGCGGGCAAGATTTCGGATGAAGAGCTCAGGGACGTGGAAGACAACGCCTGCCCCGGATGCGGATCCTGCTCGGGGATGTTTACAGCAAACACCATGAACTGCATGATGGAGGCCCTGGGGCTTGGACTTACGGGAAACGGCACCATACCGGCAGTACATGCGGGCCGTGTGCGCCTTGCCAAGGACGCGGGGCGGGCCGTGATGGGTCTGATAGAGAAAAACATCAGGCCGAGGGACATCCTCACCATGAAAGCTTTTGAAAACGCACTTGCGGTGGATCTGGCGCTCGGAGGTTCCACCAACACTTCTCTTCACCTTCCTGCCATAGCATGGGCAGCCGGCCTTAAACTTCCCCTTGAACTCTTCAACGAGATCGGCGCGAGGGTTCCGCACCTATGCTCGATGAGCCCCGGAGGCCATCACCACATAGAAGACCTCTGGCAGGCCGGCGGCGTTGAGGGACTCATGGCAAGGCTGCTTGAAAAGGGACTCATCCACGGAGAACTGATCACAGTGACCGGCAGAAGCGTCAGAGAGAACCTAAGCAAGGCAAAGGTCGTGAACGACAACGTCATCCGCCCTGTCGAAGACCCCTACCATAAGGAGGGAGGACTGGCCTTCATCAAGGGCACCCTCGCTCCTCTGGGCGCCATAGTAAAGCAGTCCGCGGTACTTCCCGAGATGCTTGTACACGAAGGTCCTGCACGGGTCTTTAACTGCGAGGAAGATGCAAGCAAGGCCATCCTTAACAACGGGATAAATGACGGAGACGTCGTAGTCATCCGTTTCGAAGGACCAAAGGGAGGGCCCGGTATGCGCGAGATGCTCACGCCGACCTCGGCGATAATGGGGCAGGGTAAGGGAGGAACAGTAGCCCTTATCACAGATGGCCGATTCTCGGGAGCCACAAGGGGCGCCTCGATCGGGCATGTCTCTCCGGAAGCTGCAGTGGGCGGGCCGATCGGACTCGTTGAAGAGGGGGACATCATATCGATCGACATCCCCGCCAAAAGGCTCGACCTCAAGGTGAGTGAGGAAGTCCTTGCAAGAAGAAGGGAAAAATTCGTACCCTGGGTACAGCCGGCGGAGAGTCCCTTCCTAACAAGGTACAGGGAATTTGCAAGCTCCGGCGTAGAGGGCGCCGTACTGAGGGATAAACCACTGTAA